The following are from one region of the Roseobacter fucihabitans genome:
- a CDS encoding CsbD family protein: MTAIAAPADKHTQSEGPSLTTLNLKGYPMNWDQIEGKWKEMTGNVKTKWGDLTDDDIAEVNGDREALEGKVQAKYGKTKEEAKKEVDDFMNEQ; encoded by the coding sequence ATGACCGCTATCGCCGCCCCTGCCGACAAGCATACCCAAAGTGAGGGACCATCCCTTACTACACTCAACTTGAAAGGATACCCGATGAACTGGGATCAGATCGAAGGCAAATGGAAAGAAATGACAGGCAATGTCAAAACGAAATGGGGCGACCTCACTGATGATGACATCGCAGAAGTAAACGGAGACCGTGAAGCTCTCGAAGGCAAGGTTCAGGCCAAATACGGCAAGACCAAAGAAGAAGCTAAAAAAGAAGTCGACGACTTCATGAACGAGCAATAG
- a CDS encoding Crp/Fnr family transcriptional regulator: MKQDYQSCLISRLSRFVTLTDAECAFIADLEKDEQKRKKGRPVVSVGEATDGIMVLKSGWAVVKADSSDGRSQILRVYLPGEVMGLAELGTSHAHHRIVMQTDGMVCPFPRKGLAPLFIDFPRLAALLTSVGSLDQIALRHHAGVLGSLDAAGKLKSWLLQLRSRLEVANVGLGNRFQVPFSQVEIGQAVGLTSIYVNKLLRRFVENGEMEIDRPYVRLLKRDEWEKECEYVDAFVNMDTSWFPPAIGAETTGTAQMAEPV, encoded by the coding sequence ATGAAACAGGATTATCAAAGCTGTCTGATCAGCCGCCTCTCCAGATTTGTCACGCTTACGGATGCAGAATGCGCTTTTATCGCCGATCTTGAAAAAGACGAGCAAAAGCGAAAGAAAGGCCGTCCGGTTGTAAGCGTCGGTGAGGCAACAGATGGGATCATGGTCCTTAAATCAGGCTGGGCCGTTGTTAAAGCAGACAGCTCAGACGGGCGCAGCCAGATTTTGCGGGTGTATCTTCCCGGCGAGGTTATGGGGCTGGCCGAGTTGGGGACATCGCACGCGCACCACCGAATTGTCATGCAGACCGACGGCATGGTCTGCCCGTTTCCCAGAAAGGGCCTTGCACCGCTTTTCATAGACTTTCCACGACTGGCAGCCCTGCTGACCTCTGTCGGTAGCCTTGATCAGATTGCGCTGCGTCACCACGCAGGTGTTCTGGGATCACTGGACGCGGCGGGTAAGCTTAAATCATGGCTGCTCCAACTGCGGTCCAGGCTGGAGGTTGCTAACGTCGGTTTGGGAAACCGTTTTCAAGTGCCTTTCAGTCAGGTCGAGATTGGTCAAGCAGTTGGTTTGACTTCTATTTACGTCAACAAACTGCTGCGCAGGTTCGTCGAAAACGGTGAAATGGAAATTGATCGCCCTTACGTGCGGCTGCTCAAGCGGGATGAGTGGGAAAAAGAATGCGAATACGTTGACGCATTCGTCAATATGGACACATCATGGTTTCCGCCCGCAATCGGGGCGGAAACAACCGGCACGGCCCAAATGGCCGAGCCGGTCTGA
- a CDS encoding ferritin-like domain-containing protein, translating into MSIDTLEDLYLEQLKDIYSANKQAHDVTKAMAEAATDKGLADALMAGAKGIETGNHALEVIAKGHDESPSGEHCKGMEGLVKEARAHALDESFGEDAVRDAMIVTQYQRLVHYAIAGYGCLAAFADRLELDNDAEKLKKCLDASYDGDRTMTDLATGGINQYAVA; encoded by the coding sequence ATGAGCATCGACACACTGGAAGACCTCTACCTTGAGCAACTCAAAGACATCTACAGCGCCAATAAACAGGCGCATGATGTGACCAAAGCAATGGCTGAAGCGGCTACTGATAAAGGCTTGGCAGACGCGCTGATGGCAGGAGCTAAAGGCATCGAGACGGGTAATCATGCGCTTGAAGTGATTGCCAAAGGTCACGATGAAAGCCCGAGTGGTGAACACTGTAAGGGCATGGAAGGTCTGGTAAAAGAAGCCCGCGCTCACGCTTTGGACGAGAGTTTCGGCGAGGATGCGGTCCGTGACGCGATGATCGTCACGCAGTACCAGCGACTGGTTCACTACGCGATTGCAGGATACGGTTGCCTTGCCGCATTTGCTGACCGGCTAGAGTTGGACAACGACGCTGAAAAACTGAAAAAATGCCTCGACGCGTCCTATGACGGGGACCGTACGATGACGGATCTCGCGACCGGTGGCATCAATCAATACGCAGTTGCTTAA
- a CDS encoding phage holin family protein — MSDNNINKSAGSLLSDALSNVSGLVRSEVDLARAEISENVTKAGVAIGLIAGSAIIALVALNVLAAALVAALANAGIDAGWAALIVGALLAIVAYILINKGINDLKLSSLAPTRTVKNVQRDAAAVKEAYNDK, encoded by the coding sequence ATGAGCGACAACAACATAAACAAAAGCGCGGGCAGCCTGCTGTCTGATGCGCTGAGCAATGTCAGCGGACTGGTGCGCAGCGAAGTTGATCTGGCACGCGCTGAAATCAGCGAGAATGTCACCAAGGCAGGCGTGGCTATCGGCTTGATTGCAGGGTCAGCGATCATTGCGCTTGTCGCGTTGAACGTCCTTGCCGCAGCCCTCGTCGCTGCGCTTGCCAATGCCGGTATCGATGCGGGATGGGCGGCACTGATTGTCGGCGCCCTGCTGGCCATTGTCGCTTATATCCTCATCAATAAGGGCATCAACGATCTGAAACTTTCAAGCCTTGCACCGACGCGGACTGTCAAAAATGTCCAGCGCGATGCCGCAGCCGTAAAGGAAGCTTACAATGACAAATGA
- a CDS encoding DUF3618 domain-containing protein yields the protein MTNENRSPKEIERDIEEQRSDLTSNLEGLQDKFSIDTIVRQIGDQFREHGGDIGRSVSDQVKANPIPLALTGIGLAWMMFGNASRQNAPARIANDGYSDAEHDYRRTRIEQGRPYFAPTPYPLSRNDGPSWSYDDTQSGPTISERMSDGADAARDHAASAASEVRGGTASAASSVSDAVSAAGSSVAGATASAKSTLSGAAQSARDGLATAGSRIAEGTESLTEEGRLRVIAARRKAVEMRRQTARSAQKGADVAADFYDNQPLVVGALALAFGAALGGALPRTKTEDDLMGTQSDDLFAEAERVFEEEKSKAMSVAKSVQDEVKDIAAETKSDLDSGAPGDKSAVEAIGDTAKSVAGRVANKAKSTAKDENLGKPKS from the coding sequence ATGACAAATGAGAACCGCAGTCCAAAAGAAATCGAGCGCGACATCGAAGAGCAGCGCTCCGATCTGACCTCCAATCTGGAGGGCTTGCAGGACAAGTTTTCCATCGACACAATTGTCCGCCAGATCGGTGATCAGTTTCGTGAACACGGTGGTGATATCGGCCGCTCTGTGTCCGATCAGGTCAAGGCGAACCCGATTCCACTGGCGCTGACCGGTATCGGACTGGCGTGGATGATGTTTGGCAATGCGTCGCGGCAGAACGCGCCGGCCCGGATCGCAAACGATGGGTACAGTGATGCAGAGCACGATTATCGCCGTACCCGCATCGAACAAGGTCGGCCCTATTTTGCTCCGACGCCATATCCATTGTCGCGTAACGATGGTCCATCGTGGTCGTATGATGATACGCAGAGTGGTCCGACGATATCGGAGCGGATGTCTGACGGTGCCGATGCAGCACGCGATCACGCCGCCAGTGCTGCGTCCGAAGTTAGAGGTGGTACGGCTTCTGCGGCATCCTCTGTGTCCGATGCGGTAAGCGCTGCAGGGTCTTCCGTAGCCGGTGCAACCGCATCTGCAAAATCTACCCTTTCCGGCGCAGCACAATCCGCACGGGACGGCCTTGCAACAGCAGGTAGCCGGATCGCCGAAGGCACCGAAAGTCTGACCGAAGAGGGTCGCCTGCGGGTAATCGCAGCGCGCAGAAAGGCCGTCGAGATGCGCCGTCAGACGGCACGTTCCGCACAGAAAGGCGCTGACGTGGCGGCGGATTTCTATGACAATCAGCCACTTGTGGTCGGTGCATTGGCGCTTGCGTTCGGTGCAGCCCTCGGCGGTGCGTTGCCGCGCACGAAAACCGAGGACGATCTGATGGGCACCCAAAGCGATGATCTCTTCGCGGAAGCCGAGCGTGTTTTTGAAGAAGAAAAGTCCAAGGCAATGTCTGTCGCCAAATCGGTGCAGGATGAGGTCAAGGACATCGCCGCCGAGACGAAATCAGATCTCGATAGCGGTGCGCCCGGCGACAAATCAGCCGTTGAGGCAATTGGCGATACGGCCAAATCAGTGGCTGGACGGGTCGCGAACAAGGCCAAATCGACGGCCAAAGACGAAAACCTCGGCAAGCCCAAGAGCTGA
- a CDS encoding YihY/virulence factor BrkB family protein, with protein sequence MSRGRNAETPTEIPAFGWKDVAFRLKDEIASDRVGLIAAGVAFYGLLALFPAITALIAISGLLVEPSEIVDQLNNLSGVMPEEVIAIITKQATSVAGSREGGLGLAALFGILIALYSASKGMGSLMQGINIAYNEEEERGFIKLKLVTFGLTIVLMIGLLVAMLSTLGMPAVLAFVDLGWGIEAIITIVFWLALFALTVVGLSVLYRYAPSRDPAEWRWTSPGAIAGCLMWIVASAGFAFYVSNFGSYNESFGTLAGVIVLLMWFWISAFIILLGAELNAELEAQTRLDTTQGHDQPMGQRDAEKADNLGEAAGK encoded by the coding sequence ATGTCGCGTGGACGCAACGCCGAAACACCCACCGAAATTCCAGCTTTCGGTTGGAAAGATGTCGCATTCCGTCTCAAAGATGAAATCGCCAGCGACAGGGTTGGCCTGATCGCGGCTGGCGTGGCCTTCTATGGGTTGCTGGCCCTGTTTCCTGCAATCACGGCCTTGATCGCAATCAGTGGTCTGCTGGTCGAACCAAGCGAGATCGTGGACCAGTTGAACAACCTGTCCGGTGTTATGCCCGAAGAGGTGATCGCCATCATCACCAAGCAGGCGACAAGCGTGGCGGGGTCGCGCGAAGGTGGGCTTGGACTGGCGGCACTGTTTGGGATATTGATCGCGCTATATTCCGCATCCAAAGGGATGGGCAGCCTGATGCAAGGCATCAACATCGCATACAATGAAGAGGAAGAGCGCGGGTTTATCAAGCTGAAGCTTGTAACCTTTGGTCTGACGATCGTTTTGATGATCGGATTGCTCGTGGCGATGCTGTCCACTCTTGGTATGCCCGCAGTGCTGGCGTTCGTCGATCTTGGATGGGGCATCGAGGCGATCATCACCATCGTTTTCTGGCTGGCGTTGTTCGCACTGACGGTCGTCGGGTTGTCCGTACTGTACCGTTACGCGCCGTCCCGCGATCCCGCTGAGTGGCGCTGGACGTCGCCGGGTGCAATCGCGGGGTGCCTCATGTGGATCGTTGCATCTGCGGGCTTTGCTTTCTACGTCAGCAACTTTGGTTCCTATAACGAGAGCTTTGGCACTCTGGCGGGTGTCATTGTTTTGTTGATGTGGTTCTGGATTTCGGCATTTATCATTCTGCTCGGAGCGGAATTGAACGCCGAGCTTGAGGCGCAGACCCGCCTCGACACCACCCAAGGTCACGACCAGCCAATGGGCCAAAGGGATGCCGAAAAGGCCGATAATTTGGGCGAGGCAGCAGGCAAATGA